In one window of Podospora pseudopauciseta strain CBS 411.78 chromosome 2 map unlocalized CBS411.78m_2.2, whole genome shotgun sequence DNA:
- a CDS encoding uncharacterized protein (EggNog:ENOG503PGWV) — protein MLTRKGSRWKALPVIPSQKQNADLSTESADVEKVMGKIMLDSPSLPTGSNDKTATQALDPRTILPNTVYTTTPVTGLRTPPPTPDSASGSSATAITITRPMGSDSTEELPVRNTRLQERMWLHRHYRGEAPFLAAWGLDIASQQDREEGVGIVKELMLEESKRRG, from the exons ATGCTGACACGGAAAGGCTCCAGGTGGAAGGCGCTTCCAGTTATCCCTTCTCAAAAGCAGAACGCGGACCTGTCCACTGAGTCTGCAGATGTTGAAAAGGTGATGGGAAAGATCATGCTGGACAGCCCCTCGCTGCCGACAGGGAGTAATGACAAAACTGCTACCCAGGCGCTTGATCCCAGAACCATACTCCCAAATACCGTCTATACAACCACCCCGGTGACAGGGCTAAGAACGCCGCCACCGACACCAGATAGTGCAAGCGGCAGCTCAGCAACGGCGATTACCATCACCAGACCGATGGGCAGCGATAGCACCGAGGAACTTCCGGTTCGAAACACTCG TCTCCAGGAGCGCATGTGGCTCCATCGACACTACCGTGGCGAAGCACCCTTCCTCGCAGCATGGGGACTGGACATTGCTTCTCAGCAGGATCGAGAGGAAGGTGTGGGTATAGTAAAGGAGTTGATGCTGGAGGAGAGTAAGAGACGGGGATAG
- a CDS encoding uncharacterized protein (EggNog:ENOG503PGWV) → MVQPGRSASMKAAITKTTSVRIRNWVKSSNSSGSWPEITHLGGGRVNDEQNPITEPSPIPRSRAVSADSRRTQWLDFYSQDVTCSRLP, encoded by the exons ATGGTTCAGCCAGGACGGTCGGCCTCCATGAaagccgccatcaccaaaacGACGAGCGTCCGGATACGGAACTGGGTGAAGAGCTCCAACAGCAGCGG TTCGTGGCCAGAGATCACGCATCTTGGCGGTGGCCGTGTCAACGACGAGCAAAATCCCATCACTGAGCCGAGCCCTATACCGCGAAGCCGAGCAGTCTCTGCGGACAGTAGGCGAACTCAGTGGCTCGACTTTTATTCGCAAGATGTGACATGCTCGCGGCTGCCATGA
- a CDS encoding uncharacterized protein (COG:O; EggNog:ENOG503PBIG): MHVFINGACPWLNPHLRKFILDHVPDAIFYDSFEDFPNEPLEESFQYLDGWEIGRNFAILNNSKNGLINAYPSSDALARKDYLARVVDFWRAKRPESKLPDHVPLTVRLSLDYAEYVDESLTAADDLSLLYSLEQNESREPIERDWWILKPALIDCGAGIRIFSTVEELASHLELAEYEYTDDEEEAEEEEEREKEKEKEKDGVSLSLPGLNALDALVTTISGFGLDEKKAQGGGKGDHKRVQYVFKKDGRIPSAQMREFVAQQYIVRIPPVEGKKWHVRAYVLAMGRLKVHVFRELLALLACEDYQPPWENPSLRSSLTNTALQDEDEFVSNESMRDFWSDAVPEKLLGDGWKEGVWDQICNVTAELFKAAAHTMADKFNTVGKSFELFAADFLVDDNGKVWLLEVNETPAFYNHDKAGELALRLMESVVFAAMEHMGKARAGDGKFDAVKSRFVKVLDETTNLPKSQITEINCS, encoded by the coding sequence ATGCACGTCTTCATCAACGGGGCCTGCCCTTGGCTCAACCCCCATCTTCGCAAGTTCATTCTCGACCACGTCCCCGACGCCATCTTCTATGACAGCTTTGAGGACTTCCCCAATGAGCCCCTGGAGGAGTCCTTTCAGTACCTTGACGGCTGGGAGATTGGACGCAACTTTGCAATTCTCAACAACTCCAAGAACGGGCTGATCAACGCCTACCCATCCAGCGACGCTTTGGCACGCAAGGACTACCTCGCCAGGGTGGTTGACTTTTGGCGGGCAAAGAGACCCGAGAGCAAGCTGCCCGACCATGTTCCCCTCACTGTGAGGCTCTCGCTTGACTACGCCGAGTACGTAGACGAGTCGCTCACAGCGGCCGATGATCTGAGCTTGCTGTACTCGCTGGAACAGAATGAGAGCCGCGAGCCAATTGAGAGAGACTGGTGGATTTTGAAGCCGGCGCTGATTGATTGTGGCGCGGGAATCCGAATCTTCAGCACTGTGGAAGAGTTGGCTAGTCACCTGGAATTGGCCGAGTACGAGTACActgatgacgaggaagaggccgaggaagaggaagagagggaaaaggaaaaagaaaaggaaaaggatggCGTCTCCCTGTCGTTGCCCGGACTGAATGCTTTGGACGCGTTGGTCACAACCATCAGCGGGTTTGGGCTtgacgagaagaaggcgcaGGGTGGGGGCAAAGGCGACCACAAACGAGTGCAGTACGTCTTCAAGAAGGACGGACGGATTCCTTCGGCACAGATGCGGGAGTTTGTCGCGCAGCAATACATTGTCCGCATACCACCAGTTGAGGGCAAGAAGTGGCATGTCAGGGCTTACGTCTTGGCCATGGGTCGTTTGAAGGTTCACGTGTTCCGAGAACTACTCGCTCTTTTAGCCTGCGAGGACTACCAGCCCCCATGGGAGAACCCAAGCTTGCGGTCGAGCCTCACCAACACGGCTCTccaggatgaggacgagTTTGTCAGCAACGAGTCCATGAGAGACTTTTGGTCGGACGCAGTGCCCGAGAAGCTGTTGGGGGATGGGTGGAAGGAGGGCGTCTGGGACCAGATATGCAACGTGACAGCGGAACTGTTCAAGGCTGCTGCGCACACCATGGCTGATAAGTTCAACACGGTTGGCAAATCGTTTGAGCTTTTCGCTGCTGACTTTTTGGTCGATGACAACGGAAAGGTGTGGCTGTTGGAGGTGAACGAAACACCAGCCTTTTACAACCATGACAAGGCTGGAGAGTTGGCGCTTCGGCTGATGGAGAGCGTTGTGTTTGCCGCAATGGAGCACATGGGCAAGGCGCGAGCTGGGGATGGGAAGTTCGATGCTGTCAAGAGTCGATTTGTCAAGGTGTTGGACGAAACCACAAACCTGCCTAAGAGTCAAATAACAGAGATAAACTGTTCTTGA